A single window of Myripristis murdjan chromosome 21, fMyrMur1.1, whole genome shotgun sequence DNA harbors:
- the sf3b1 gene encoding splicing factor 3B subunit 1 isoform X2 translates to MDVMREQHLTKEEKEIRQQLAEKAKSGDLKAVNGSAASQATAKRKRRWDQTADQNQTPSNTTPKKMSSWDQADASAETPGHTPAHTPSNSRWDETPGRPKGSETPGATPSTRMWDPTPSHTPAGAATPGRDTPGHATPGHGGATGSVRKNRWDETPKTERETPGHGSGWAETPRTDRGDESVGETPTPGASKRKSRWDETPASQMGSSTPLLTPGKTPIGTPAMNMATPTPGHLMSMTPEQLQAWRWEREIDERNRPLTDEELDAMFPEGYKVLPPPAGYVPIRTPARKLSATPTPIGGMTGFHMQTEDRSMKQVNDQPSGNLPFLKPDDIQYFDKLLVEVDESTLSPEEQKERKIMKLLLKIKNGTPPMRKAALRQITDKAREFGAGPLFNQILPLLMSPTLEDQERHLLVKVIDRILYKLDDLVRPYVHKILVVIEPLLIDEDYYARVEGREIISNLAKAAGLATMISTMRPDIDNMDEYVRNTTARAFAVVASALGIPSLLPFLKAVCKSKKSWQARHTGIKIVQQIAILMGCAILPHLRSLVEIIEHGLVDEQQKVRTISALAIAALAEAATPYGIESFDSVLKPLWKGIRQHRGKGLAAFLKAIGYLIPLMDAEYANYYTREVMLILIREFQSPDEEMKKIVLKVVKQCCGTDGVEANYIKTEILPPFFKHFWQHRMALDRRNYRQLVDTTVELANKVGAAEIISRIVDDLKDEAEQYRKMVMETIEKIMGNLGAADIDHKLEEQLIDGILYAFQEQTTEDSVMLNGFGTVVNALGKRVKPYLPQICGTVLWRLNNKSAKVRQQAADLISRTAVVMKTCQEEKLMGHLGVVLYEYLGEEYPEVLGSILGALKAIVNVIGMHKMTPPIKDLLPRLTPILKNRHEKVQENCIDLVGRIADRGAEYVSAREWMRICFELLELLKAHKKAIRRATVNTFGYIAKAIGPHDVLATLLNNLKVQERQNRVCTTVAIAIVAETCSPFTVLPALMNEYRVPELNVQNGVLKSLSFLFEYIGEMGKDYIYAVTPLLEDALMDRDLVHRQTASAVVQHMSLGVYGFGCEDSLNHLLNYVWPNVFETSPHVIQAVMGALEGLRVAIGPCRMLQYCLQGLFHPARKVRDVYWKIYNSIYIGSQDALIAHYPQVYNDEKNPFIRYELEYVL, encoded by the exons ATGGACGTCATGAGAGAGCAGCACCTGACCAAAGAGGAG aaaGAGATCCGTCAGCAGCTGGCAGAGAAGGCCAAATCGGGAGACCTGAAGGCTGTGAACGGCTCTGCTGCCTCCCAAGCCACTGCTAAGCGCAAGCGCCGCTGGGACCAGACAGCTGATCAAAACCAAACCCCCTCCAACACAACACCCAAAAAGATGTCCAGCTGGGACCAGGCTGACGCCTCTGCAGAG ACCCCAGggcacacacctgcacacacaccttccaatAGCCGCTGGGATGAAACCCCTGGTCGGCCTAAGGGCAGCGAGACTCCAGGAGCCACCCCCAGCACGCGCATGTGGGACCCCACTCCCAGCCACACACCAGCTGGCGCTGCCACCCCTGGCAGAGACACACCTGGTCACGCTACACCAGGCCATGGAGGAGCCACCGGTAGCGTTCGCAAAAACCGCTGGGACGAAACCCctaagacagagagggagacccCCGGACACGGGAGTGGCTGGGCTGAGACCCCGCgcacagacagaggagatgagTCGGTGGGAGAGACCCCAACTCCAGGGGCCAGTAAGAGGAAGTCTCGCTGGGATGAAACCCCTGCCAGTCAGATGGGATCGTCCACACCACTGCTTACACCGGGGAAAACCCCCATAGGAACTCCAGCCATGAACATGGCTACCCCAACCCCAG GTCACCTGATGAGCATGACcccagagcagctgcaggcctggaggtgggagagagaaattGATGAAAGGAACCGGCCACTCACAGATGAAGAGCTTGATGCCATGTTTCCTGAGGGATACAAG gtCCTGCCTCCACCAGCAGGCTACGTTCCCATCCGCACACCAGCCCGTAAGCTGTCCGCTACCCCAACTCCTATTGGAGGCATGACAGGCTTCCACATGCAGACAGAAGACCGCTCCATGAAGCAGGTCAACGACCAGCCCTCTGGAAATCTCCCGTTCCTCAAACCTGATGACATCCAGTATTTTGACAAGCTGCTG gtGGAGGTGGATGAGTCGACATTGAGCCCTgaggagcagaaagagaggaagatcatgaagctgctgctgaagaTTAAAAATGGAACACCACCCATGAGGAAG GCGGCTCTGCGTCAGATCACAGATAAGGCTCGTGAGTTTGGAGCAGGTCCCTTGTTCAACCAGATCCTGCCATTGCTCATGTCGCCCACCCTGGAGGATCAGGAGCGCCATCTTCTAGTTAAAGTCATTGATCGCATTCTCTACAAACTGGATGACCTGGTTCGACCATATGTGCACAAG ATCCTGGTGGTGATTGAGCCCCTGCTAATTGATGAGGACTACTATGCCAGAGTGGAAGGCAGAGAGATCATCTCCAACTTGGCCAAG GCTGCAGGTTTGGCTACCATGATCTCCACAATGCGTCCAGATATTGACAACATGGACGAGTACGTCAGAAACACCACAGCCAGAGCCTTCGCGGTGGTGGCCTCTGCCCTGGGcattccctccctcctgcctttCCTCAAAGCCGTGTGTAAAAGCAAGAAGTCCTGGCAGGCTCGGCACACAGGCATCAAGATCGTGCAACAAATTGCCATCCTTATGGGCTGTGCCATCCTGCCCCACCTCCGCAGCTTGGTGGAGATTATAGAGCATG GTCTGGTGGATGAGCAGCAGAAGGTGAGGACCATCAGTGCCCTGGCTATTGCTGCTCTAGCTGAAGCTGCCACTCCATATGGTATTGAGTCATTTGATTCAGTCCTGAAGCCCCTATGGAAGGGtatcagacagcacagaggaaaG GGTCTGGCTGCCTTCTTGAAGGCCATTGGCTACCTGATCCCCCTGATGGACGCTGAGTACGCCAACTACTACACCAGAGAAGTTATGCTGATCCTCATCAGAGAGTTCCAGTCCCCtgatgaagaaatgaaaaagattgTGCTCAAG GTGGTGAAGCAGTGCTGTGGCACTGATGGTGTGGAAGCCAACTACATCAAGACAGAGATCCTGCCCCCCTTCTTCAAACACTTCTGGCAGCACAGGATGGCTCTGGACCGACGCAACTACAGACAG CTGGTCGACACCACGGTGGAGCTGGCCAACAAGGTGGGAGCAGCAGAGATCATTTCACGCATTGTGGATGACCTGAAAGACGAGGCTGAGCAGTACAGGAAGATGGTGATGGAGACCATTGAAAAGATTATGGGCAACTTGGGGGCAGCCGACATTGACCACAAGCTGGAAGAGCAGCTTATTGACGGTATTCTGTACGCCTTCCAGGAACAGACAACAGAG gACTCGGTGATGCTGAATGGTTTTGGCACTGTGGTGAACGCCCTGGGGAAGCGTGTGAAGCCCTACCTGCCTCAGATTTGTGGTACAGTGCTGTGGCGTCTAAACAACAAGTCTGCCAAAGTTCGACAGCAGGCTGCTGACCTCATCTCCCGCACCGCTGTGGTCATGAAGACCTGCCAGGAG GAGAAGCTGATGGGTCACTTGGGTGTGGTGCTGTATGAGTACCTGGGAGAGGAATACCCTGAGGTGCTGGGTAGCATCCTAGGAGCCCTGAAGGCCATTGTTAATGTTATCG GTATGCACAAGATGACTCCCCCAATCAAAGACTTGCTTCCTCGTTTGACACCCATCCTGAAGAACAGACATGAGAAGGTGCAGGAGAATTGTATTGACCTGGTGGGAAGGATCGCTGACAG GGGAGCAGAGTATGTGTCAGCCAGGGAGTGGATGAGGATTTGTtttgagctgctggagctgctcaaAGCTCACAAGAAGGCTATCCGCAGAGCCACCGTCAACACATTTGGCTACATTGCCAAGGCCATTGG TCCCCACGATGTCTTGGCCACTTTGCTCAACAACCTGAAGGTCCAGGAACGTCAGAACCGTGTCTGCACCACCGTAGCCATTGCCATCGTGGCTGAGACCTGCTCGCCATTCACTGTGCTGCCCGCGCTCATGAATGAATATCGTGTGCCTGAGCTGAACGTGCAGAATGGCGTGCTAAAGTCCCTGTCCTTCCTGTTTGAGTACATCGGAGAGATGGGCAAGGACTACATCTACGCCGTCACACCACTGCTGGAGGATGCACTGATGGACAG GGACTTGGTCCACAGACAGACGGCAAGCGCGGTCGTACAGCACATGTCCCTGGGCGTCTACGGCTTCGGCTGCGAAGACTCCCTCAATCACTTGCTTAACTACGTGTGGCCCAACGTGTTTGAGACGTCACCTCACGTCATCCAGGCCGTCATGGGTGCCCTGGAGGGGCTGAGGGTCGCCATCGGACCCTGCCGCATGCTGCAGTACTGCCTACAG GGCCTGTTCCACCCAGCCAGAAAGGTGAGAGATGTCTACTGGAAGATTTACAACTCCATCTACATTGGCTCCCAAGACGCCCTTATCGCCCACTACCCACAAGTCTACAACGATGAGAAAAACCCTTTCATCCGCTATGAGCTGGAGTACGTCttgtaa